One window of the Camelina sativa cultivar DH55 chromosome 1, Cs, whole genome shotgun sequence genome contains the following:
- the LOC104710010 gene encoding uncharacterized protein LOC104710010 encodes MPAKCGDPRAFTLPCIIGDFKFNNCLCDLGASVSLMPLSVATRLGLYSFKPTQVKILVLVDRSTRHPEGVLENLPMQIGNFYIPTDFIVLKLDEESQERIMLGRPFLATAGAMINVREGKIDLHMDDLVLRFNLERVAKKPTIDGQTLWIDTIEEIADEISEEVCSNEHLAVARVLD; translated from the coding sequence ATGCCAGCAAAATGTGGAGATCCAAGAGCATTTACGCTGCCTTGCATAATAGGAGATTTCAAGTTCAATAATTGCCTCTGCGACTTAGGGGCAAGCGTGAGCCTGATGCCACTCAGCGTTGCAACGCGACTTGGACTATACTCCTTCAAGCCGACCCAAGTCAAAATCTTAGTCCTAGTTGATCGCTCTACCCGACATCCAGAAGGGGTATTGGAGAACCTACCAATGCAAATTGGGAACTTCTACATACCTACTGATTTCATTGTTTTGAAACTTGACGAAGAATCTCAAGAACGCATTATGCTTGGAAGACCCTTCCTGGCCACTGCAGGGGCAATGATAAACGTTCGAGAGGGCAAAATTGATTTGCACATGGATGATTTGGTCTTGAGATTCAATTTGGAGAGAGTAGCTAAGAAACCCACCATCGATGGCCAAACCTTATGGATTGACACAATAGAAGAGATAGCAGATGAGATCTCTGAAGAAGTATGTTCGAATGAGCACCTGGCCGTAGCTAGGGTACTTGACTAA